The proteins below are encoded in one region of Peribacillus muralis:
- a CDS encoding GNAT family N-acetyltransferase yields MIELQYFERSNIEQLINWIPSAEFTLQWGGPAFQYPLTSEQLEKYLEEANKEDSDTYIYKVIDQESQKVIGHISLGRVDRVHKSARVGKVLVGSSEVRGKGIGSEMMKAVLTIAFEELKLHKVTLGVFDFNASAIRCYENAGFVREGFLRDARKNGDEYWNLIEMGILENEWREINK; encoded by the coding sequence ATGATTGAACTACAATATTTTGAGCGTTCTAATATAGAACAATTAATAAACTGGATACCTTCAGCTGAATTTACATTGCAATGGGGCGGTCCTGCATTCCAATACCCGTTAACGTCAGAACAACTTGAAAAATACCTTGAAGAAGCGAACAAAGAAGATTCTGATACATATATTTACAAAGTAATAGACCAGGAATCGCAAAAAGTGATTGGACACATTTCTTTAGGGAGAGTAGACCGTGTGCATAAATCAGCGAGAGTAGGGAAGGTGTTAGTCGGCTCATCGGAAGTAAGAGGCAAAGGGATTGGTTCTGAAATGATGAAAGCTGTTCTGACAATTGCTTTTGAAGAACTGAAACTACACAAGGTAACCTTAGGTGTATTTGATTTTAATGCTTCTGCAATTCGTTGTTATGAAAACGCTGGATTTGTTAGAGAAGGATTTTTAAGGGATGCTCGTAAAAATGGTGATGAATACTGGAACTTGATTGAAATGGGTATTTTAGAAAACGAATGGCGTGAAATAAATAAGTAA
- a CDS encoding right-handed parallel beta-helix repeat-containing protein: protein MKMWGSIVLFILFTAVFFSLPSMTSAANPVCEPTTGTTIQLLDNNNTLIETTTLAPDSTTSSVRSTMNSAILSVSKFSKDGATGKRGTVLLSEGNFTASAFILMRSGVTLEGTMKNGKPVTTICTESKSDPVTIKIMESYAGIKNVILDGKRKTEDMVTGEPRKYHVSRHRGIQVTAIDQTKSTDDLVSTYPTNDKEGDAKRLKHITIEDVQITGYEGNGIYLEHVDGVTIKGSDTVHKKSMNITDIGYAGIGGSSANNVTVKHTTVSDLWPGETVGSSQQSYGIAFSHRKINTTDTDAQAKFPPSANIVVDQNVVANNPTWEGIDTHSGHNVSFTNNVILNTRFPIVVGGMEYDAGKVSAYPPRDIMISGNRINSQRVDIQDDYAVYDIEKTDTITERGIAVTGAQFMDLTKREMGFLETVVIKDNYVSNVKAVVETRGGISIHVTKNATLEDNTIENSFNNGIVFLSSNKFTKIQRNNIHHIEKSEDSFIQAGIGIRGSHNNGNVNNDYTTVPLTMNNTLIEKDNLFTEVGNDIYIQSGSVYNLLNIRYDNPLDVILLTSHHKQDLEALADIYIKMDNGGIVLDSK from the coding sequence ATGAAAATGTGGGGAAGTATCGTATTATTCATTCTGTTTACGGCCGTTTTCTTTTCGCTCCCATCCATGACATCGGCAGCCAATCCGGTTTGTGAACCAACAACAGGAACGACAATTCAACTACTTGACAACAACAATACCCTTATTGAAACGACAACATTAGCACCTGACTCTACAACGTCATCTGTTAGATCTACAATGAATAGTGCCATTCTTAGCGTTTCAAAATTTTCGAAGGATGGAGCAACTGGAAAACGAGGGACCGTTCTCTTATCAGAAGGTAATTTCACGGCGAGTGCCTTTATTTTGATGAGATCTGGAGTTACATTGGAAGGAACCATGAAGAATGGAAAGCCGGTCACGACAATCTGTACCGAATCAAAAAGTGACCCTGTTACCATAAAAATAATGGAAAGTTATGCAGGAATTAAAAATGTCATTCTGGATGGAAAACGAAAAACCGAAGATATGGTAACAGGGGAACCAAGGAAGTATCATGTTTCGCGTCATAGAGGCATCCAGGTTACCGCTATCGATCAAACGAAATCAACGGATGATCTAGTCAGTACGTACCCGACAAATGATAAAGAAGGTGACGCGAAAAGACTGAAACATATCACGATTGAAGATGTTCAAATTACCGGCTATGAAGGGAATGGCATCTATTTAGAGCATGTGGATGGGGTGACCATCAAAGGATCCGATACCGTTCATAAAAAAAGCATGAACATTACGGATATTGGCTATGCGGGCATCGGCGGCTCTTCAGCTAATAATGTGACAGTAAAACATACGACCGTGAGTGATCTTTGGCCGGGAGAAACTGTGGGAAGTTCCCAACAAAGCTACGGCATTGCCTTTAGCCACCGGAAAATCAATACTACGGATACCGATGCACAAGCCAAGTTCCCGCCAAGCGCCAACATTGTGGTCGATCAGAACGTGGTTGCCAACAATCCGACATGGGAGGGAATCGACACCCACTCGGGACATAACGTATCCTTCACGAACAATGTCATTTTAAATACACGTTTTCCGATAGTAGTTGGAGGAATGGAGTATGATGCGGGGAAAGTGTCTGCTTATCCGCCTCGAGACATTATGATTTCAGGGAATCGGATTAACAGCCAAAGAGTGGACATCCAAGATGATTATGCTGTTTATGATATAGAAAAGACTGACACGATTACAGAACGAGGCATCGCCGTTACCGGAGCACAATTTATGGATCTGACAAAAAGGGAAATGGGATTCCTGGAAACGGTCGTGATCAAGGACAATTATGTAAGCAATGTCAAAGCCGTTGTCGAGACCCGCGGGGGCATTAGCATTCATGTGACAAAAAATGCGACCCTTGAGGACAACACGATTGAAAACAGTTTCAACAACGGGATTGTGTTTCTTAGCTCCAACAAATTCACAAAAATTCAAAGAAACAACATTCATCATATAGAAAAATCAGAAGATAGCTTCATCCAAGCTGGTATTGGCATACGCGGGTCTCATAATAACGGGAACGTTAATAATGACTACACAACCGTGCCTTTGACCATGAACAACACCCTGATTGAAAAGGATAACTTGTTTACCGAGGTTGGGAATGACATTTATATTCAAAGCGGTTCGGTATATAATCTCTTGAATATCCGATACGATAACCCGCTTGATGTCATTCTGTTGACAAGCCATCATAAACAAGACCTGGAAGCATTGGCCGATATATATATTAAGATGGATAATGGAGGAATCGTCCTTGACTCTAAATAA